One genomic segment of Hafnia alvei includes these proteins:
- the traX gene encoding type-F conjugative transfer system pilin acetylase TraX yields the protein MHKMNSKRTENLDILSLMGQGLAPYLSWTSGQLDVIKTVAMLLMVIDHANSILGLHHPWMMWLGRGAFPLFGVVWAYNLMRHPALRQPSLNHLWVWALFAQLGYALAGLPWWQGNILFAFAVAGQAIRLCEMKSRLSVSLGLLLVVFWLPFAQTSYGLAGIMMLASARYLFAATSSAELAACFLLWCSMVLMLNIEVSPIAAIAGLILTGMALVSVRAINAGMQRFWPRDFFVLFYVGHLVLLGMLAEVAL from the coding sequence ATGCATAAGATGAATTCAAAACGTACTGAGAATCTAGACATCTTAAGTCTTATGGGGCAAGGGTTAGCCCCTTACCTCTCCTGGACATCGGGTCAGTTGGATGTGATAAAAACCGTGGCGATGCTGCTGATGGTTATCGACCATGCCAACAGCATTTTGGGGCTCCATCACCCGTGGATGATGTGGCTGGGGCGCGGTGCCTTTCCGTTGTTTGGCGTGGTATGGGCATATAACCTGATGCGACATCCTGCCCTGCGACAGCCCTCCCTCAACCACCTGTGGGTGTGGGCGCTCTTTGCACAGCTGGGGTATGCGCTTGCCGGGCTCCCGTGGTGGCAGGGCAATATCTTGTTTGCTTTCGCAGTCGCCGGTCAGGCTATCCGCTTATGTGAAATGAAATCCCGCCTATCGGTATCGCTTGGGTTACTGCTCGTCGTTTTCTGGCTTCCCTTTGCCCAAACCAGCTACGGGTTGGCGGGAATAATGATGTTGGCCAGCGCGCGGTATCTATTTGCGGCGACATCCTCCGCTGAGTTGGCAGCGTGCTTCCTTTTGTGGTGCAGCATGGTGCTGATGCTCAATATCGAGGTTTCACCCATAGCGGCTATCGCCGGCTTAATACTCACAGGTATGGCGCTCGTATCGGTTCGCGCTATTAATGCGGGCATGCAGCGGTTCTGGCCCCGCGATTTTTTTGTGCTGTTTTACGTGGGGCATCTGGTGCTATTGGGTATGCTTGCTGAGGTTGCCTTATGA
- the finO gene encoding fertility inhibition protein FinO, whose product MSDEKRKTLTLKRKSPETTEGGSGSSNGIPPTSTLQGTRVVGRKKVITVTTPPAWKVKKQALAAKVAPKRETPPASPPNSVKKAIKEAVPRQRKAPKGVTLIPLDEAINEMKTYWPGIFDGDAPKLMAVGTFEKLVADKQLNAYPISNKRIKRCLKSITRSKVYLSQTVVGAPRYDIKGNAVATVEANEQQYAIERLGRTVKTKL is encoded by the coding sequence ATGAGTGATGAAAAACGGAAAACCTTAACGCTAAAACGTAAATCACCTGAGACAACGGAGGGCGGGTCCGGCAGCTCAAATGGTATCCCTCCTACCTCGACGCTACAGGGAACTCGCGTGGTAGGACGTAAGAAGGTCATCACTGTCACTACGCCGCCGGCGTGGAAAGTGAAGAAGCAGGCACTCGCGGCAAAGGTCGCGCCTAAGCGTGAAACGCCGCCCGCGTCGCCGCCAAATAGCGTCAAAAAAGCTATAAAAGAAGCAGTGCCACGTCAACGGAAAGCCCCCAAGGGCGTAACGCTTATCCCCTTGGATGAGGCTATCAACGAGATGAAAACCTACTGGCCGGGCATATTTGACGGAGATGCCCCGAAACTGATGGCAGTGGGGACTTTCGAAAAGTTGGTGGCGGATAAGCAGCTTAACGCTTACCCGATATCGAATAAGCGCATTAAACGCTGCTTGAAAAGCATTACGCGTTCGAAAGTGTACCTCAGTCAAACCGTTGTCGGTGCGCCGCGGTATGACATCAAGGGTAATGCGGTGGCTACGGTCGAAGCGAATGAACAGCAGTACGCCATTGAGCGGCTAGGCCGCACAGTAAAAACCAAGCTATAG